A genomic stretch from Setaria viridis chromosome 1, Setaria_viridis_v4.0, whole genome shotgun sequence includes:
- the LOC117841494 gene encoding uncharacterized protein isoform X1, giving the protein MKGLLKGLRYISQIFDAKEPEMQIGNPTDVKHVAHIGWDNASVTAPSWVAASTPDRAMRVFVFRPSNGSDWECVADERIQGIARGGGQRQRAGALAGRWWRRGAARRRRSRRQGGAASADEGEGFGGRRGEAAGRRGGGVAAGPAAGEDGHGGRRRGGRRGAEAAAEEAPGVGGPVQVVVRRRRRLRHRLGLGGGAVGGGAGGGVRSRRLLRRRERLPRAAGARLVHTEERTPSNLNLAFVWLEVGELWAFSFNFSVLLLRLVPGRSFLWTDCLLDGRRVTTTNNKRGSRVSGTRKKADETNWPVYVYV; this is encoded by the exons ATGAAGGGCCTTCTCAAGGGCCTCCGTTACATCTCGCAGATCTTCG ATGCGAAGGAGCCGGAGATGCAGATCGGGAACCCGACGGATGTCAAGCACGTCGCTCACATCGGCTGGGACAACGCCTCCGTCACCGCGCCCAGCTGGGTAGCCGCTTCCACTCCCGATCGCGCCATGCGCGTGTTCGTTTTCCGTCCATCTAACGGCTCGGATTGGGAATGTGTTGCAGATGAACGAATTCAAGGCATCGCCCGGGGCGGCGGCCAGAGGCAGCGAGCCGGAGCCCTCGCaggccggtggtggaggagaggagcagcccggaggaggagaagccggcGGCAAGGCGGAGCGGCCTCGGCGGACGAGGGGGAAGGGTTCGGGGGGCGGCGAGGCGAAGCGGCGGGACGGCGCGGGGGAGGGGTCGCGGCGGGACCGGCGGCTGGCGAAGACGGACACGGAGGGCGGCGCCGAGGGGGACGCCGCGGCGCCGAagcagcggcggaggaagcCCCGGGCGTCGGGGGGCCGGTCCAAGTCGTCGtccggaggcgccggcggctgcggcaCCGCCTCGGACTCGGAggcggcgcggtcggcggcggcgccggaggcggagTACGATCGCGACGGCTGCTGAGGCGAAGGGAACGGCTGCCGCGCGCTGCTGGGGCTCGGCTGGTGCACACGGAGGAGAGGACgccttcaaatttgaatttggcTTTTGTTTGGCTGGAGGTCGGAGAGCTTTgggccttttcttttaatttttctgtTCTTCTTTTACGTTTGGTTCCAGGCCGGTCTTTTCTATGGACAGATTGTCTTTTAGATGGTCGTCGTGTaacaacaacaaacaacaaacGGGGTAGCAGAGTGAGTGGCACAAGAAAGAAGGCCGATGAAACAAATTGGCCTGTATATGTATATGTTTAG
- the LOC117841494 gene encoding uncharacterized protein isoform X2, which translates to MKGLLKGLRYISQIFDAKEPEMQIGNPTDVKHVAHIGWDNASVTAPSWMNEFKASPGAAARGSEPEPSQAGGGGEEQPGGGEAGGKAERPRRTRGKGSGGGEAKRRDGAGEGSRRDRRLAKTDTEGGAEGDAAAPKQRRRKPRASGGRSKSSSGGAGGCGTASDSEAARSAAAPEAEYDRDGC; encoded by the exons ATGAAGGGCCTTCTCAAGGGCCTCCGTTACATCTCGCAGATCTTCG ATGCGAAGGAGCCGGAGATGCAGATCGGGAACCCGACGGATGTCAAGCACGTCGCTCACATCGGCTGGGACAACGCCTCCGTCACCGCGCCCAGCTGG ATGAACGAATTCAAGGCATCGCCCGGGGCGGCGGCCAGAGGCAGCGAGCCGGAGCCCTCGCaggccggtggtggaggagaggagcagcccggaggaggagaagccggcGGCAAGGCGGAGCGGCCTCGGCGGACGAGGGGGAAGGGTTCGGGGGGCGGCGAGGCGAAGCGGCGGGACGGCGCGGGGGAGGGGTCGCGGCGGGACCGGCGGCTGGCGAAGACGGACACGGAGGGCGGCGCCGAGGGGGACGCCGCGGCGCCGAagcagcggcggaggaagcCCCGGGCGTCGGGGGGCCGGTCCAAGTCGTCGtccggaggcgccggcggctgcggcaCCGCCTCGGACTCGGAggcggcgcggtcggcggcggcgccggaggcggagTACGATCGCGACGGCTGCTGA